aattttatcaagtatgaacaaatgttcattaagcttagtcattatatttcgagaaattcgtaaactaaataattggTTCTCGACtatctatgcaagctagtctaattagttatgaggcaaacgtctcaaggataaaaatgtgaatataacttaagaaataggtggttcagtattcacttaccttttgttgatgaagttttccaaaagcttcgATTAATCTTCGCCTTCAACTGTAGAACAAAAATGATGACTGGTTTGTTTTTGAACTACCTTTATCCTAgactgagacttaactaattagaaatcaagatatatttttgacaactaaatttgacaacaatcttgatataacaacacttgtgagctcgaacgagcaatgctctaacacaaatatCCTTGTAGATTAAAAATAATACTTAACCATTAACCACACTTGAGGGAGAAACCATATTTCTTCGTTATTCAAACAAAAATTCCCTTATCAGTGAATCAAAAACTTGAGTTAAATCTAACTTCAAAGCTCCATCACCTTCTCTTCTTTTGatatcattttcattaaccatttcaAAAGCTAAAACTATTTGTTGTTGGATGCATATACTTTTGAGCCCCTTGCCGAGGTGGAACCATGCACTTTACCTAAAAGGTAACTAATCTTTCTTGGTAAATTTTAGTACTCTTTCATTTTATAAGAAATCACTTTAACTAATTGAAAGTCGAATATTAACCTTTTCTTGATTTATAaacattgaaaaaaaaatgaaccatGGTTTGAACTTACTGTCATAAAACTATCATTCGGGGTAAATAATATATAACTGGAGACTTAGAAAAATAGAAATATTAGATCAAAATGAATCAtgattttaatattatttatatACTACTTGATAATCTTTTGAGAGTATTATCTCACTCTCCGTAAATGATGGTTGTTGGTAGCAATGGCGGGAATAGAACAAaaggatttgaaaagaaaatgacCCGGAGAAAGAGAAATGAATTTCTCTTCCTATTGGTATGTGCTATGGGACCAGACAAGTTGAccatttatattccgcattatctTACGAGGATTTGTTCCATATTTAAAACCTAACAACTGAATAAactaatttctttttatttttttttggatcaaacgGTAGCTGGGCCTGGGTCTGGGCCCCCACCCGTAACCCAGCCAGCCGGCCGGCCCCACTGCCTAGCTCGACCCGCTACCTCCACTAACAAGTACAACATACTTTGCTCCACATGGGAGTCGAACAGGTGACCTCCCCTATAGGGGAGGGATGGACAACCACTGTTCTACGACAGTGTTACCGAATAAActaatttatttttatcttttaacgTTGAACTTCATCAACTTTGCAGAAAGAGGGTGCGTTTCTAGCCGCGCTACTTTGAGACCAAAGTAGTTAATACCGTTTATCGGTCTCGTATCGATCGGGTATGATACACCTATGTAGAAGATATTATCGGTTTTTCTCGACGATACATCGTTAAAATTAGAATTTTCAATATTTACAAAAGCATGTTCAAGCACAAATAGTCATAAACGTATctcaaaattttaaaataaaatgtgGTTTATCATAGGATTGTTTgtaaaacaatcaaaaacaaaaacctcATCTAATTGTCGTCGATAGAAAAAAAAACTgaccagaaaaagaaaaaaagatggaaGTGAAGATaaaaaaacacctataaaaaatTGTGTCGAAAGAATCTAAGGAAGAGATTCAGGAGGTAGAGATGGAAAAATTATGGTTTTTTATTACATAAACACTCGTACTCTGATAATATAGGTGTATCAGTGAAGCCAATATATCGGTTTGTACCAGCTGATTCGGACAATATTATCGTTCAATCTTTATATCGCCGATATATACATGATAAAAATCTATAATATCGTCTGATACAACTGATATCAGTGTGCTATACTAATACCCAGCATTTTTGAGAGACTACCTTGCTTGAGACAAGGTTAGCAGAACCTCAGACTCATTGACTAAAGCAACCATATAATCCGAAGCATTCGACACAGGCCCAACAATATGCAATGCgaaattaagattttttttcttctactagAAATCATAATTTTATGCATCACATTTCTTAATTAATAGTGTAATATTTTATCTTTCCATACAAAAAAGACATGACTGGAAAAAAGACTAACCGAACAACCACAGAAATAAAGCACAATAGCACGTTTAGATACAATTTCTTTTTCTGACTTCTGTTTCGggataaaaaatttatttttctatttctagAAATCGTTCTAAAATATTATTACCAAACTGATTTCTAATTTTTTAACTTTAAATCGAAAAACAATTTTTAAATGCGCATCCAAACACGCTACAAGGAACATAGAATCTCACCCGGAGTGCGTCACCTTGAGTATAAGAATACACCCCATAGAAGGTCTTGAAGTGTAGCATAATGTAAGATGATCAGGTCCTCAGCCATtttataatcaagcaaattcaatCACTAGGATCTAGTTAGGTTCGCACATAAAAATGTATACTATCAGACCCGGATGCTTGAGTAAGTTGCCACTTGTCAATGATACCAAAAAAAAGAGGACAAGAAAACACAGTAATAAAGTAGTAATGTAGATAATCCTGTATCTGCCCACACACTAACATTTGTGACGGAGTACATAAAGCCAAACCCTCATTCATTCATCTTCCCTCTCTAAACAACAACAGCTCTCCTCCCAATTTACCGAAACCCtgcaaaaattctaaaaaattctAGCTCTCAACTTACTGAAATCCTcacaaaaattctaaaaagatcttaaactcatcaaacaactCTCCTAATTTCCTTTGTAGATCTCTATTTTCAACTATGGCTTCTAAACCTAATTCCGAGACTACATCTTTGTTATTTACTGTTTCTGAAGAAAGGCGTGCAGTTCTTACTGGTAATGTAGAAGTTGTTACTCCTAACACAACAGTTGTTAAAAAGAAAAAGTGGACTAAGGAGGAGAACGAAGCCCTTGAGGCCGGAGTAGAGAAACATGGGTTTGGGAAATGGAGTGAAATAAAAAAGGATCCGTCATATGATGATATACTTTCCGAGAGAACTAATGTGGATTTCAAAGACAAATTTAGAAACGTACATGATTCAGGTAAGTTTCTTATTTATTGTTgctatttttagggttttgtagATTTCAATATAAATTCGATCCACTTATATATATTGTTCCCATTTTTAGGTTTTGTAAATTTTTCGTTCTTACCCTATTATTTATGTACAATTCGTTGTAAATTCTTTACATTAATTTTCAGAACCGTATTAGTTTTGTACAATTCGTTGCAAATTCTTTACATTAATTTTCAGAGAAGCTTGCTCTCCAAAGAGCTTCCAGGAAAGAAGTAAAGAAGCAGAAGGAAATAGAACGTCGTCTAGCCTTTGCTACTGCTGTAGCAGAGGCGGCTGTGTCAATTGAAGATTCTGATCCAAATCTGTTTGAAATTGAAAAGGTAAATGAGAGTTTGATGGACAGAAGAATAACTGTTAGAGGGGTAGTTGCTTCCACAACTCATGTCATCAAAGAGATTGGATCTGTAGTTTTGAAAGAGGGCGAGTTCACTATTAAGTGTGTTCTTAACACGGCGGACAATCTCATTCGTCCACAAGATGCCAAGGATGTGACAAATTTTGCAGAACATTCATATCTGGCTTTCCAAGGGGTTGTTTCGCTTCCTAGCACTAGAATTAAGGGATCGATGAAGAACATATCCCAGAAGGTATTGACATTGACTTTANNNNNNNNNNNNNNNNNNNNNNNNNNNNNNNNNNNNNNNNNNNNNNNNNNNNNNNNNNNNNNNNNNNNNNNNNNNNNNNNNNNNNNNNNNNNNNNNNNNNNNNNNNNNNNNNNNNNNNNNNNNNNNNNNNNNNNNNNNNNNNNNNNNNNNNNNNNNNNNNNNNNNNNNNNNNNNNNNNNNNNNNNNNNNNNNNNNNNNNNNNNNNNNNNNNNNNNNNNNNNNNNNNNNNNNNNNNNNNNNNNNNNNNNNNNNNNNNNNNNNNNNNNNNNNNNNNNNNNNNNNNNNNNNNNNNNNNNNNNNNNNNNNNNNNNNNNNNNNNNNNNNNNNNNNNNNNNNNNNNNNNNNNNNNNNNNNNNNNNNNNNNNNNNNNNNNNNNNNNNNNNNNNNNNNNNNNNNNNNNNNNNNNNNNNNNNNNNNNNNNNNNNNNNNNNNNNNNNNNNNNNNNNNNNNNNNNNNNNNNNNNNNNNNNNNNNNNNNNNNNNNNNNNNNNNNNNNNNNNNNNNNNNNNNNNNNNNNNNNNNNNNNNNNNNNNNNNNNNNNNNNNNNNNNNNNNNNNNNNNNNNNNNNNNNNNNNNNNNNNNNNNNNNNNNNNNNNNNNNNNNNNNNNNNNNNNNNNNNNNNNNNNNNNNNNNNNNNNNNNNNNNNNNNNNNNNNNNNNNNNNNNNNNNNNNNNNNNNNNNNNNNNNNNNNNNNNNNNNNNNNNNNNNNNNNNNNNNNNNNNNNNNNNNNNNNNNNNNNNNNNNNNNNNNNNNNNNNNNNNNNNNNNNNNNNNNNNNNNNNNNNNNNNNNNNNNNNNNNNNNNNNNNNNNNNNNNNNNNNNNNNNNNNNNNNNNNNNNNNNNNNNNNNNNNNNNNNNNNNNNNNNNNNNNNNNNNNNNNNNNNNNNNNNNNNNNNNNNNNNNNNNNNNNNNNNNNNNNNNNNNNNNNNNNNNNNNNNNNNNNNNNNNNNNNNNNNNNNNNNNNNNNNNNNNNNNNNNNNNNNNNNNNNNNNNNNNNNNNNNNNNNNNNNNNNNNNNNNNNNNNNNNNNNNNNNNNNNNNNNNNNNNNNNNNNNNNNNNNNNNNNNNNNNNNNNNNNNNNNNNNNNNNNNNNNNNNNNNNNNNNNNNNNNNNNNNNNNNNNNNNNNNNNNNNNNNNNNNNNNNNNNNNNNNNNNNNNNNNNNNNNNNNNNNNNNNNNNNNNNNNNNNNNNNNNNNNNNNNNNNNNNNNNNNNNNNNNNNNNNNNNNNNNNNNNNNNNNNNNNNNNNNNNNNNNNNNNNNNNNNNNNNNNNNNNNNNNNNNNNNNNNNNNNNNNNNNNNNNNNNNNNNNNNNNNNNNNNNNNNNNNNNNNNNNNNNNNNNNNNNNNNNNNNNNNNNNNNNNNNNNNNNNNNNNNNNNNNNNNNNNNNNNNNNNNNNNNNNNNNNNNNNNNNNNNNNNNNNNNNNNNNNNNNNNNNNNNNNNNNNNNNNNNNNNNNNNNNNNNNNNNNNNNNNNNNNNNNNNNNNNNNNNNNNNNNNNNNNNNNNNNNNNNNNNNNNNNNNNNNNNNNNNNNNNNNNNNNNNNNNNNNNNNNNNNNNNNNNNNNNNNNNNNNNNNNNNNNNNNNNNNNNNNNNNNNNNNNNNNNNNNNNNNNNNNNNNNNNNNNNNNNNNNNNNNNNNNNNNNNNNNNNNNNNNNNNNNNNNNNNNNNNNNNNNNNNNNNNNNNNNNNNNNNNNNNNNNNNNNNNNNNNNNNNNNNNNNNNNNNNNNNNNNNNNNNNNNNNNNNNNNNNNNNNNNNNNNNNNNNNNNNNNNNNNNNNNNNNNNNNNNNNNNNNNNNNNNNNNNNNNNNNNNNNNNNNNNNNNNNNNNNNNNNNNNNNNNNNNNNNNNNNNNNNNNNNNNNNNNNNNNNNNNNTTAAAATTAGAATTTTCAATATTTACAAAAGCATGTTCAAGCACAAATAGTCATAAACGTATctcaaaattttaaaataaaatgtgGTTTATCATAGGATTGTTTgtaaaacaatcaaaaacaaaaacctcATCTAATTGTCGTCGATAGAAAAAAAAACTgaccagaaaaagaaaaaaagatggaaGTGAAGATaaaaaaacacctataaaaaatTGTGTCGAAAGAATCTAAGGAAGAGATTCAGGAGGTAGAGATGGAAAAATTATGGTTTTTTATTACATAAACACTCGTACTCTGATAATATAGGTGTATCAGTGAAGCCAATATATCGGTTTGTACCAGCTGATTCGGACAATATTATCGTTCAATCTTTATATCGCCGATATATACATGATAAAAATCTATAATATCGTCTGATACAACTGATATCAGTGTGCTATACTAATACCCAACATTTTTGAGAGACTACCTTGCTTGAGACAAGGTTAGCAGAACCTCAGACTCATTGACTAAAGCAACCATATAATCCGAAGCATTCGACACAGGCCCAACAATATGCAATGCgaaattaagattttttttcttctactagAAATCATAATTTTATGCATCACATTTCTTAATTAATAGTGTAATATTTTATCTTTCCATACAAAAAAGACATGACTGGAAAAAAGACTAACCGAACAACCACAGAAATAAAGCACAATAGCACGTTTAGATACAATTTCTTTTTCTGACTTCTGTTTCGggataaaaaatttatttttctatttctagAAATCGTTCTAAAATATTATTACCAAACTGATTTCTAATTTTTTAACTTTAAATCGAAAAACAATTTTTAAATGCGCATCCAAACACGCTACAAGGAACATAGAATCTCACCCGGAGTGCGTCACCTTGAGTATAAGAATACACCCCATAGAAGGTCTTGAAGTGTAGCATAATGTAAGATGATCAGGTCCTCAGCCATtttataatcaagcaaattcaatCACTAGGATCTAGTTAGGTTCGCACATAAAAATGTATACTATCAGACCCGGATGCTTGAGTAAGTTGCCACTTGTCAATGATACCAAAAAAAAGAGGACAAGAAAACACAGTAATAAAGTAGTAATGTAGATAATCCTGTATCTGCCCACACACTAACATTTGTGACGGAGTACATAAAGCCAAACCCTCATTCATTCATCTTCCCTCTCTAAACAACAACAGCTCTCCTCCCAATTTACCGAAACCCTGCAAAAATTCTAGCTCTCAACTTACTGAAATCCTcacaaaaattctaaaaagatcttaaactcatcaaacaactCTCCTAATTTCCTTTGTAGATCTCTATTTTAAACTATGGCTTCTAAACCTAATTCCGAGACTACATCTTTGTTATTTACTGTTTCTGAAGAAAGGCGTGCAGTTCTTACTGGTAATGTAGAAGTTGTTACTCCTAACACAACAGTTGTTAAAAAGAAAAAGTGGACTAAGGAGGAGAACGAAGCCCTTGAGGCCGGAGTAGAGAAACATGGGTTTGGGAAATGGAGTGAAATAAAAAAGGATCCGTCATATGCTGATATACTTTCCGAGAGAACTAATGTGGATTTCAAAGACAAATTTAGAAACGTACATGATTCAGGTAAGTTTCTTATTTATTGTTactatttttagggttttgtagATTTCAATATAAATTCGATCCACTTATATATATTGTTCCCATTTTTAGGTTTTGTAAATTTTTCGTTCTTACCCTATTATTTATGTACAATTCGTTGTAAATTCTTTACATTAATTTTCAGAACCGTATTAGTTTTGTACAATTCGTTGTAAATTCTTTACATTAATTTTCAGAGAAGCTTGCTCTCCAAAGAGCTTCCAGGAAAGAAGTAAAGAAGCAGAAGGAAATAGAACGTCGTCTAGCCTTTGCTACTGCTGTAGCAGAGGCGGCTGTGTCAATTGAAGATTCTGATCCAAATCTGTTTGAAATTGAAAAGGTAAATGAGAGTTTGATGGACAGAAGAATAACTGTTAGAGGGGTAGTTGCTTCCACAACTCATGTCATCAAAGAGATTGGATCTGTAGTTTTGAAAGAGGGCGAGTTCACTATTAAGTGTGTTCTTAACACGGCGGACAATCTCATTCGTCCACAAGATGCCAAGGATGTGACAAATTTTGCAGAACATTCATATCTGGCTTTCCAAGGGGTTGTTTCGCTTCCTAGCACTAGAATTAAGGGATCGATGAAGAACATATCCCAGAAGGTATTGACATTGACTTTAGTATGGTTCACTTTGCTTATTATTTGAGGAATTTTGATGGCTGATCTTCTATTCTGCCTGTAGGTTGTGCTTCAAGTCAGCCAAATCTATGGCATTGGTAAAACTCTTCCCCCGGCTCCAGTAGAAACCGATACCTCTGCACGGAGTGAAGCTGTTATTGAGAAAGATATGGAGGTATGGTCTCACACTTATTGCCATGTGTTGATTTATTGTACAATTTGTTGCCATGAAATTTAAATTTAATGATGATCCTATTGTTCCTATTTTGATGTTGCAGGTTGGAGAACCGTCTAGGGTTTCAGATGTCCCCGCCCCTGCTAACCAAAAGCGTGTACAAGCCTTTGTTTCTGCTCTAGCAGAGGCAGCTGTGTCAATCGAAGATTCTGATCCAAATCTGTTTCCAGTGGAAAAGGTTGATGAAAGTATGTTCGGTAGAAAAATATCTGTTCGAGGGGAAGTTGCCTCCACAATTCATGTCCATAGAAGGATTGGATCGGTCGTTTTGAAAGAGGGCGAGTTCAGTATCAGGTGTGTTCTTAACACTGCTGACGATTTCATTGGTCTACAAGATGCCAAGGATGTAACCAATTTGGCAGAACATTCGTATCTGGCTTTGGAAGGGGTTGTATCACTTCCTGACACTAGAGTTCAGGGATCCATGAAGGACTTATCCCAGCAGGTATTTCCGTTGATTTTAGTATGTTTCGGTTTGCTTATTATTTGAGGAATTCGGATGGCTGATCTTCTGTTCTGCCTGTAGGTTGTAATTCTAGTTGGCAAAATCTATGGCATTGGGAAAACTCTTCCCCCGGCTCCAGTAGAAACTGATACCGCAGCACGGAGTGAAGCTTTTGTTGAAAAACCTATGGAGGTTTCTTCTCAAGCATAGCAGGATAGATCACACATCTACAAAGTTTAGCGTCTCTGttaaagttgtttttatttttgatgttgCAGGTTGGAGTACCGTCTAGGGTTTCATATGTGCTCGAACTTGTTAACCAAGGGATTCTACGCATTCAGTCTTGCGCTGAACTTGTAAGTACGCATCCTCTACATAAATGACATTGAACTATCGATTAGCTTGTGCTGTGTTCCACTTATCGCGAAGCCAAGTCTAATTGTTTGAGCACAAATTCATACTTGTGCAGGTATTGAGGGAGTTTTTCTCATCTAGAAAATTTATTGGAATGCGTACTCAAAAACTGATTGCAGGCTCGAGCAGTGGTGCACCTTTCTGTAAACTTAACTGGGAAGGCTACCCAACTTGCCTAGCTCATTCACCTCAATTTGCAAGGCAGATGGCAATCCGTGGTGGTTCTGAGCGTGTTTTTGAGATAGGACCTGTTTTCAAGGAGGACTCTATAAGCAAACAGTTGTGTGAATATACTGGTGTTGATGTTGAAATGTGAATTGATAGACACTATTTTGAGGTATGAGCACCTCTTTTGAGAATCCACTACTGTCTGAATGCGTACTAATCTGAAAGATTTGTTGGAATGTGCTCTTGCTTATGCAGGTAGTGGAATTCGTAGAGAGTCTGTTTGTTGACATGTTTAACAAATTGCATGAGAAGTGCAAGGAAGACTTCCAAGCCATTCAGAACCAGCATCCCTATGAAAAGTTAAAGGTGAACTTTTTTTTGACAAATGATTCTCTTACATTCCCTCTGAGAAGGCATCACATTTCCtttattttcctttgtttttttgaCCCCGTATATTATAATTTTGAGTACCTGCATGTGTTTGTGTCATGGTAGTACTTCCAGTTTAATGCGAAAGTTCGTTTCGATGTTGGACTTCAACTGTTAGAGGTATTAATGCATGACCTCGCATGAAATGCTGGTTTTTCTTGTTCTGCTGTAAAATTCGTTGATGACCTTCAACGTGTTTTGCGTAGAATGCTGGCACTAAAGTTATTCATCCGCTTCGTGGCTTAAACCCAGAAGAGGAGAGGAAGTTAGGGAAGATTGTGCTCGAAGAGTAAGTATTTGCATTGAATATTTTGCCTCGTCTGAATTTTCAGAGATTCAGTTTTGTAGCTCTCATTTGAAGTACTTCAGTACTCATGCCTTTGTTTTAATTGAAATTTTTGTATCTGACAGATATGAAACTGAGTTCTATATACTTTACGACTGTCCATCTGCTGGTAGTACATTTTACACCAAGCAATCTCCTGATGTGCGCCATAGCAGCAACTCATTTGATGTCTTTCTTCGAGGTAACTTAAATTTCTTGTATAAAGCAATTGAAATAATATTCGATTTTTGATTTGTATATCTGCTTCTTTGATGTTTTAAACCCCCAATGTATTACAGCATGCAGCTTCATTTGTATTCTTTATATTCTTCCATGACGTTATGCATGAGATGTACATattttcaaatttcagtttcttcttatattttctttttctatttctttttaaagggaagaaAATCCTGTCTGGTGGCGAACGTGAGATTGATCCTGATGCATTGTATTCAAGGGCGGCAGATCTTAAAATATCTGGAACTGATCTTGGTGATTGggattctgtatgcacgtatatTGAGGCATTTCAGTAAGTTTATTTTTGTCTAGGCACAATTCTGGATGACTTTATTTTTATATGTGGTAATCCTATGTGTTTTGACGGTATTCTAATTTTGATTTATTATACAGGTGCACCATGCCTCGACATGGGGGATTTGGAGTAGATTTAAATCAAGTCACGACAATGTTATTTTCTACTAACGACACCGATAAAGCAGGTGTTGATGGCAAAGAGGCAGCTGTGAAGGGAATAGAGGCAGCAGGTGTGCAAAGTAAATCTGATAGATGAGAAGTTTGGTTAAACTAGctgtaattttcttttcattttggtaCCTAGTAAGTATTGATATCTAACAAAATCTGTAAAGCAGGTAAGGATGGCAAAGACACAAGCCGGAAAGCGAGGAACAAAGCTCGTGTGAAAGACAAGGGAAAGTAGTAAAGCTAAATCTGGTAAGTCTGATAGATGTGAAGTTTATTGGTATGTTTTCTTTGGTTTAAACTTGTTTTTTTGCATACAAAAGTATTTGGAGGTTATCAGTGTTACTAACTAGTGTCTATCGACTGAAAGGAGTTTGCTGTGCATAGTTTAATGCCAATGTTTTACaatgatgaatttgagaaaggAGTTTTATTGAGCCATTCATGTAATGTTTCAGTTGGTAGTCATTGACAACAAGATTTAGATTCCTTTGGGCCGTTCTATGATACATGGAAAATTTTACCTGCCCACTAGGAGATGATTCATTTTCCATGTCGCTTGAATTTCTCATAATTATCCAcacctttttgttttgtttgtcttttttttttgtgtgtgtcttTGTGTTATACTTGAAATGCTGCCTTATTTTCATGTCACAGAAGATTTGTGTACTTGTTTCATTGTATTAGCTATTTCAAAGACTCTTCTTTTACACACTAGGCTGGATCCTCCTGAAGATGAATTAGCCGCCAATTCGTTTAGATGCGCTCTCCCATATTATGTACATGTGTACAGGGAGGTGTATATTGGGCATCAATCATACTGATGTTTCCTTTGGGGCAGTGGCATTTGAGTACTATTAAAGAATTCTTTATTCTTTGAGCTTATTGTTTAATAATATCAAAGCCCTTGTAAGGTGTACCATAACGCTTTGTGGCTAGAAATAGTTTATTCATCTGTCATCAATATGCTCAAGGGTAGGAAGTCCCGATCAGATGTTAAAGGTAGACAGTATGAAATACGAAGCCTGTTTTCTATCTCCCTGTGCTTAGAAAACATAAATTCACTTTCAAGTGGGTCAGCCAGTTATGAATGTTTTAAAACGTCTTACAGGTGTAAGTCCATCCTGTGAGTAGAAGGTGGAGGCCTTCTTTAAGATTCAGGTCTCTGTATGTCTTAATGGATGACGGATTCTCAAGAATACTATGTGCTTGATACAACATTTTTATCTATAACTGAACTCATTGCATGGTAATGATCGCTTCAAAGTTTAAACTTCTTATTAAACTCATTGCATGGTAGTGATTGCTTTAAACTTCTTATAGGTGCAGATCCTATATTTGGAAGGAATGAAGAGAAAGAGGTTGGGCATGTCTGGAACAAAGCAGTGGATTCTGCACTGGGCACTGTGATTGCAGCTTTTAGCTCCCGCTGGTGGTGCCACCTCTCATTG
Above is a genomic segment from Papaver somniferum cultivar HN1 chromosome 10, ASM357369v1, whole genome shotgun sequence containing:
- the LOC113318605 gene encoding aspartate--tRNA ligase, cytoplasmic-like — encoded protein: MASKPNSETTSLLFTVSEERRAVLTGNVEVVTPNTTVVKKKKWTKEENEALEAGVEKHGFGKWSEIKKDPSYADILSERTNVDFKDKFRNVHDSEKLALQRASRKEVKKQKEIERRLAFATAVAEAAVSIEDSDPNLFEIEKVNESLMDRRITVRGVVASTTHVIKEIGSVVLKEGEFTIKCVLNTADNLIRPQDAKDVTNFAEHSYLAFQGVVSLPSTRIKGSMKNISQKVVLQVSQIYGIGKTLPPAPVETDTSARSEAVIEKDMEVGEPSRVSDVPAPANQKRVQAFVSALAEAAVSIEDSDPNLFPVEKVDESMFGRKISVRGEVASTIHVHRRIGSVVLKEGEFSIRCVLNTADDFIGLQDAKDVTNLAEHSYLALEGVVSLPDTRVQGSMKDLSQQVVILVGKIYGIGKTLPPAPVETDTAARSEAFVEKPMEVGVPSRVSYVLELVNQGILRIQSCAELVLREFFSSRKFIGMRTQKLIAGSSSGAPFCKLNWEGYPTCLAHSPQFARQMAIRGGSERVFEIGPVFKEDSISKQLCEYTGVDVEM
- the LOC113318463 gene encoding aspartate--tRNA ligase 2, cytoplasmic-like, which gives rise to MQVVEFVESLFVDMFNKLHEKCKEDFQAIQNQHPYEKLKYFQFNAKVRFDVGLQLLENAGTKVIHPLRGLNPEEERKLGKIVLEEYETEFYILYDCPSAGSTFYTKQSPDVRHSSNSFDVFLRGKKILSGGEREIDPDALYSRAADLKISGTDLGDWDSVCTYIEAFQCTMPRHGGFGVDLNQVTTMLFSTNDTDKAGVDGKEAAVKGIEAAGKDGKDTSRKARNKARVKDKGK